The genomic DNA caaGGCAAAGGCGTCTCTTTGACatttatacattatatatacttGCTATTAAAGTTTGATCATTTTCCCGTCGGTTTCTGTTTTCTACTCTTATATGCATATGCAGTATAGGAAGGAGCTCAATGATTACCTTGAAACTCCATTGGGAAGATGCTTTGCTGTGAGTATTCCTTCAAACTTCATTTTATCCTCTCTTTTATGCAACTCTGCATTGTCCATGATTCATATTGACCTTTTTGTATTGTAACGGCAGCATCATGTAAAGTGTAATTGAGTTGGTCATGCTAATATCTTCAGTTGGTCTCAGTTGTGCACTTGTTAAATCACCTGCTACTGCCATTCGTATGCTTTTTCTCTGCCTCCCAGATCAATCAGGTGTGCCCTGCCCTTTTGTTAGTGAACCATTTGTTGAGGCCCCTCCTTGCAATTTCttccttccattttcttcttcccgGTGCCTTCTTTGCTGCCtaaaatgagaaatttcaGAGCCGAGAAGCATTGAACCTTCCATTTTAGCCTCTGACAAGAGTACTTCTTGCTCTTAGACAGACCCCTCTTTTAACATGACTTAGTCAATGCGGTTGTTTCCAAGTGACGCAATGCGCATTTCGTATACAGTTTGAGGGGTTTCATTACCATTTCTTCCGCACATTTTTCTCTTGGAATCGGGTGATGCATATATGGAGTACTTGTTACATGGCTGAGCATAGCATCAGATAGGTGCACCACGTTGGTCAGTGAATTATAGTAAGTAGTGGGTCTTATTATAGTAAGTCTCCTCACTACAACAGAGAAGGTATTATGTCATACTGAGTAGCTGTCCTTCTATTCATCTTCTTTTATGTTGATCGCAGACCATTTTCTTCCTCTGGTTCGCACTATCTGGGTGGCTTTTCCGATGCTTGATATTTGCTACATGGATCCTGCCTTTCGCCGGCCCACTTCTCATTGGAACTGTGGCGAACAATCTGATCATAAAGGTAGTTGGAGATCGACTTGCCAGCGATCTTCCATGGTTTAAAATATTCACCTGTTATTTTCTGAATTGGTGTTGAGATATATGATCTTCCCAGTTAGATTCATACTTATATGTGGAAAAACACCGTCTCAACAGGGGGATTGTCCAGCCTGCAAAAGGCAGTTTGTGGGCTACAAGAACCAGGTAATTCGGTGTGCTAGCTGCGGAAACATTGTATGGCAACCCAAAGGGGACTTCTTTTCAGGAGGTGGTCGAGGCCCCAACACCTCTTCAAAGTCGTCTCAACCTGATATTATCGATGTCGAATTCGAGGAGAAATGAGGATGTAGAGTTTGGTGGAATGAATTCATGTGGCATATACGGAAACCGGAAGCATGCAAGATAGACACCATTCCTTGTAATAAAAGTAGGATTTGCATAGAACTTCGTATTCAGGAATTGTGGTGTTTTGTATAATAGCTTTCTCATAGGTGAATTGAGCGATAGTGAATTGCCTGAGGCTTCATACTGGAAAACCTTCGGTAGGGAACCTGGACATTTCTGGAGATACCAAGGACTCAGCAACAGAAACATGTAATGATTTTCTGCACAATTTTTTTGCTGCAGCAAGAAATATGAGCGAAGATAAATTTCATTGCAAGATGGGCCTTTTCAAAATCTGCAGTTTCTAGGCCCATTGGAAAGTGACCCACTCCAAGCGCCTTATAGGATCAAtaatagattttctttttctttttcaattaatgAATAGTCCAACAATAAGTATGAATTCAATTGctaaaattcattaaattatGGTTTTGAAATAATTCACCGAACGTTGATTCTatagaccaaaaaaaaaaaactttacaACTGTCTCTGTACTTTCAAACGAAGCACTGCTGGGATATATTGATGCATGACCATAAAGTCTTGAATGTAAGGAAAATATATCTACcagtaaataaaatacataatgTAGTGATTCTGAGAATCTTTACCACTTAATGATCCGGGGCTCgaattagaataattaaagTCCGTTGGGTTTCTGAATATTTACACCAAAAGAATTAGAGgggaaaagcaaaagaaaaatacacaCATGTTTTGGTGGGTTAATTACACCATAGATACAAAATGTTTACTAAATGTAACCCTTTGAAACGAAAAGAATTTTTGGTGACAATTTGGTAGAATAAGTTTGAACTTGTTACAATCAAATGCATTTTGTCATCTGCCCCTCTAACGCTGTTAGCTTTAAGTGACGTGGATGATGACATTTTAAGCTCCATTTGATATGGCGctagtttaaaaaaaatcatttttctaaaaaattgaaaataaaataaataaaaaactatctgactcctctctctccttctgCTCTCTTTCTCCCTGTGGTTCCCTGTGATCGTCCGAAGCTTGTTCTAGCAGCTCGTCGATTGTCTAAGCCCATTGTCCTTACCTATCTTCCTTTCTTTCCATTTACTAAaacatattttcaaataaatcgGGGGTGCAACGACCTCAAAATATCTGTCAATtccaaaattcaatatttttttaaaaaaatttcaactgcATCAAGCGGTAGAAGTACTTTTAGTGGGACCTCACCCCTTGATTGAACCCCCCAGGGATCTCAATTGGGGGTGGGATCACCGGTAGTGATGCCCCTACCCGACCCTAGATCTCTTAGAGAGATCTTGGGTAAATCTCTCAAGAGATCAGGAAACTTCCAGATCTCTTAAGAGACCCAGTGTTGGGGTGGGTGAGCCCCAGGTGGTGACCCCACCCCATGAACGAGCTCAATGATAGGCTCAAACCCTAGTGCCGAGCTCTGTCGGGGGGGGTAAGGTCATCGGCAGGGTGCCCCCGCCCCCGATTTACTCTAAAGtttgttagaaaaaaaaaacaatcgagagagagagagagaggaaaatggAGAGAGAAAGATGGATCCGTCAAGCATCCGATGACACGAGGTTTCGAGCTTCTGATGACACAAGGTTTCAACAATAGATGGGGTCCAGGCGAGCTTCGACAATGTTGTCTATGACTTACTATGAAGGAAAGGctaagaggagagagaagattGACAGAGAACTGACATAGCAAATGGGAtagagtttttttatttttatttcttttctttcaatttcattttattttttttttattttttatttattctagttaaaattttaaaaaatgaattttttttatttaaaatcaGTACCACGTCAGATGTAGTTTGAAATGTCATCAGACACGTCACTCAAAGCTAATGGCATATGAGGGGCTAATGATGGGGTGTACATGATTGAAACAAGTTtgaactttttgtaccaaattttcaccaaaattcttttttgtaCCAAAGTGTTACTTTTGACAAACTTTTTATACTCCTGTTATAATTAACCCTTTAGTGGTTGCACAACTTAATGCATATATTGTTAAAATGATTCTTGAATTTTGGACTGTTCACTAGTTTATTCTCAAAATAGCCACCAAAATCATccttaaattttgatttcattattaaaataatgcgaaattaatttgaagtaACAAAAAGATGACATAATATTCCACGCATGTAATGGCGTTGCAAAAATTACagttattttcaaaaataaaatttttttattattcacaaaaaagaaaattggaagAGGGGAGATCAAGTGGAGGCCCCATGCTAACGACATTCCTTGCTGACGAGGTCGCCAAAAGAGGTTGACAGCCAAGAAGCTCTCACCCATGCTGGAGGGAGGgaaggagagggagaaagagagagattggccTTTAAACTCTCGCACTGGCCTTCAGCAAAATATTCATGAGTtagaaaaagttttttttttttttttgctatgaCTAGATAATGACCGGTGCGATACTTCAACAAAATTacacttattttcaaaaatctaatttttttattattcccaataaagaaaattggaaGAGGGGAGATCAAGCAGAGGCTCCGTGCTAGCGACATTCCTCGTTGATGAGGTCACTGGAAGAGGTTGATAGCCAAGAAGCCCTCACCTGTGTTGGAGGGAGGgaaggagagggagaaagagagagattggccTTTAACCTCTTGCACTTGCCTTCAGCAAAATATTAATGAGTTAGAaaagcttcttctttttttttttttttgctatcaCTGGATGATGATCGGTGCGATATTCtagatttaaaaatatattttattaacattttagtatacattttaaaaaattatttttagttcaACAAAAACATCGTCTTTCCAATTTGGCAAGATAAAATTATTCTTAaacaaagataaaaaaaaacaataattaatatCGAGTAGATCattcttatattatatttaaaattcaaaaacttAAGATATAACAATCATCTAACAAAAGTActatgaaaagaaatttttactGATAGAAGAgtcattatataatttaaataattataattagctTATCTCTAATATTGGCTCATAAAATCCAACATTGAATTTTTCCTCAAACAATATAAGTATAACTACGTGAATTTAGGTGAATACGCTAAATCTATTCAACTATGGTGCGATTACTCGTAAAAATAAAACGATAAATTGCGTACAAGCATAAGTTTGCATGGAACTAGAGTTCGAAGGGAGAGAAAAACCTCTAGAAAGAACTTAGAAGAGAGGAAATAGAATACGAAATTCGTAGTTATCTATATATCACAATTAATAAGATTTTATATACTATGagttaagaaaatataatacgAAACACCATATAtgaatatttcattttcatcctcaaattagtaaatgtattatattttgaatttttcttataatttggTAATTTCGAAATAAGATATGCAcgcaaattattttcttaataattaaaaatatgaaaattttcttcttattcATTAATATAGTCCACtataatctatctatatatatatatatatagtaacaaacggcatctatatataatgtctataatatatatatatatatatataatgttgggtttattatctatatatatatattcatattcacTTGGATTATAAGTGAATATAGTTTATATATTCtactatataaattaaataaaaaaatattatgaatatatatttttagtgaataaatatttctcaataaaagaatgttaaattttttttaatatataaatgatgatGACGTGAAATCGCGATTCActcatttttaattatagttCAGGTCAAAGTCGGACTATTTTGATAGGCGAAATTGAGTTCATTAATTCAAGGGCGATCTTGGTGGCTAAATttctttgaggaccaaacTGACAATCCGCCCAAATTTCAGAGAGGGACTGCGGGCCGGCCGATATTCAGAGAAGGGCTTCTTCCCTTCCCGTGCCGCTGCGGCCGATATACAGGGAGTGGCTCTCCGGCGGCAACCGGCTCGTAAGTTGAACCCAACCGAACCCAATCGCCCCCTGTAGCTGTGGAATCTGACAGACGCACATGGAGGCCCCTAACGAAGATGCTCCCGTTTTCCTCGATCGCTCCTCTCGAGCCACGAGAGGAAAGAGGCGAGTTCAGCAAACCCAATTCCATCAACTTAATCAGTTCATTCTCGAGTTCAATGGGAAATTACGATTCTTCTGCGAAAACTTATGATGCGAGATTTGCAGGATGACCAAGTTGCTCGATGAGGAGAATGAGCAAGATGAGTTGTTCTGGAACCAGGAAGCTCTTAAAGATGTActctgctctgctctgcttcgtttctttctttttctattcttGACTGATGTTCTTAATTCTATGTCTTCTTTGTGGCCTGCTTGCTTGCTAGCTATCTATCTCCGGCGGACCTTATTCGTGCTTCTCTCTTTGTTTTGTTTGGCCGTGTGTACACGATTCAGTTTCTGTTTGTTTCATTTGACGTTCTCGCATTTCGGGTGTTGCGGTGGGTCTGGGACGTCACATTCCCCAATAGATTATAAAGTGGCTGATTCTGCTAACCTTTTGCCCATCAGGAAGAAAATGATGATAATTATGAAGAAGAGCCCGAGATTGCTGATGAGTTTGACAGTGACTTCGATGAAGATGTGAGTATTTACCTGTCACCTATATTGGTTTTGTTATCTCAACCTACGCCCattctatttcttttattcATAACCACCATCTGCATGTTCGtgtttttatttcaaatgatGTATTAGGAGCCTGAGCCAGATGAACAAGTTGCAGATGATGCTGAGGACAGGTTTGATATCTCTCCTCTCCTTTGAAATTGATCGAAGATTGCAATACCTTGATTCAAATTCAAATGACTAGATTCCTTAACAGAGTGCAGGTAAAGAAGAGATTAATATTTCCAGGAAAGTCTGCCCaaaagaacaagaacaagaacaagaagaagaagaaacagaaaGTCCTTTCGAAACTACAAGAAACCTCCAAGGAGGAGAATTCCCCCGAGCAGTCTCCTCAAACGGAGAAACAAGATGTTCCGGAAGATGTAGAAGTTGAAAGAACAGTGAGGAAATCTACAAGAACTTCAGTCATTGTCAGGCAAGCTGAGAGAGATGCAATACGTGCTGCTTTGCAAGCAACAGCAAAGGTCAGTTTGAGGAGATGTAGCATATTCATATCTTTTCATGCATGCTACACATTTGTCTGTGATACATCATTCTCCATAAATATATCTGTTTTTATCAAAGGAAGGAGCGTCGCTCATACTAACATTGCTAAGCTTTGAGCATTCTAATCTAACTCTAAAAGGAAACTGATATGGCCAGACTGTTCCAGCGTTGGCACCTAATTTCGAGGCTAGTACTATTGGGAAGTGGGTCACACTAGTACTTTCAGTGAGAACTTTCTAGGATTGTTTGACTGGAATCTCAAGAAATTGGAAAACAATTCTTAGGGGAAGGGGATGCCCTTTTTGCAGTCTCTAGCTTCTGTCTGATGCTATGATTCTTGTCAAGCAACTGCTTGGTCTGGTGATATAACGTCAACGCAATTTGGTTGTCTTTTAATACAgccaataaaaagaaagaaggaaggGGAGGAAAAGAGGATGAGCCAAGAAGAGATGCTCTTGGAAGCAGCCCAAACAGGTTCCTCTGGAGAAACTTGACCTTGAAATTAGCTCCATTTACTGGTCGTGAATCGTCTCATGACATTTGTAGAGTCTTAGCTGAGTTAGCATGTATTGCATGTCACAGAGATCATGAACTTAAGAAATTTAGAGCGTGTACTAGCAAGGGAGGAGGAGGTTAAGAAACGAGCAATTGTGCATAAAGCTGTATACAGTGGTCCACAAATACGATATATATCAAAAGATGGCAAGCCTCTGAGCCCTGTCTCCGTTTCATCTACTTCACAAATACACACCTGTGCATAAACTAACTTATAGAATTATGTTATTCTGGACTTTCTTTGCAGGTTGCtcatttttacaatttagCAAAGGCTTGTCTTTTCAGTCCGAGATTCACACAACTCCTAGTCAATGTTTGTTGATTCCACTAGTGCTTCTCTCTccattttattaacatttaatgtATGAGTTCACATCAGTTACGTGGTTCTGGGTTGCACGAACATGCTACTTGATTTTCTGCTAAGGCCACCATCATTTTTAATGGTGACTGCTGTTGTTGAGTCTGTTGAATTTCCTAACTCAGATGTGACAACATCCAATTCTAACACAAGATGTGCGCggagtttattttgtttaaaTATTTCGTGGCTTTGATTGGGAAGGTTACAGAGTAGTTACAATAACACAATTAGCAGTTTGACCATcctttttaagttttttggCTGCTGATATTTAGGATGGCTGAATAGGCTTTATGATAATTTACGACTCCTAGACCTGCAATAACAATACCTCGTTTAGATCCTGTTGCTTGAGTTGAAAAATGGGAAATTAGTAATTCTCTCTGTTGGAAAATACATACAAACTTCTCTGCCCTAATGTATCTTCCTTTTGGAATAGATTGAACTTTATACTTAAAGAGTTTGAACTAACTTTTCTCAGATCCTGAGAAGGCTATATGCGCAGTTACAGGATTGCCAGCCAAGTAAGAGATTTTCTGAttctttataaaattatttgtcCTTTCCCGTCTTCCTAAAAGTCTGATGAAATGTGAATGGAAGAACTATCTGACACTTGGATAATCTTTAATTTGGCGCGTAGGTACCGCGATCCGAGAACTGGGTTGCCTTATGCTAATAAAGAAGCTTTCAAGATCATTCGTGAGCGGTACAATCGCCCCCTCTCCTTGTCCCTTTTGATGCCATGGGGATTAAATTTTGGTCTCTCCCGTATAGATTTCTGCGAAAAAGAACTCCATGTATCAAGCTTGTCCTATGTGATTGGTCAAAAATATGAAGATGTGGATCCCACTTtcatttgatttgattcagCAGATACTCAAAAGAGAGCAGTGGCATCCCAAAGGAGATGGACATGGGGACATTACATGATTCTCTGTCTGGGAAAGGATTCTCAGAGAGGCGGAAGAGATCGGAACCTGCAAATAAAGGCGAAACATCCTATTTTCGATACTTTGCTCGATTCCGCAGAATTCCTTCTCCGGCTGATGAATCATCGGAGTAGCAAGACTGATTTGATTTTgtagggagggagggagggagggagggagggagaagaCAGCAGGACCAGAAGGAGGAAAAGGAGGACGAAAAGGACGATGATTGATAGGATGCTTGAAATAAGTTCAGCCGCCAAAGATTGGAATTGGATGATGAGTGtgtatttgtccttttctacTTTCTGGTTGTATGTGTCATTGTGAAATGCTGTCACTCTCACTGGATGAATTTagcaaatttcttttttacataAAATGATGGATGgttgtatgtatgtgtgtgttgGTGTACATTATAgggcgtttgatttcagaattaaagtaactttaattttaattttgattttgatcgtgaaataaaataaatgagatagtattataaattttaatttaagaaatatatatttttatcgaaaaatatgtatttttattgtgcagtgaatataattaaaattaaaattataattctaaaatttaatCATGAAATCAGACTGCCCCATAATTTGCGTACATTATGATGTAATGGATAGCAGCATATCTCTGCACATTCCACCgattcaattattatttctacCGTCCAGCGCTCACCTCagctcaatctctctctcgTCCCTCTCGACCCTCTTTCTGTTTCTGCGAGAGTGAGACTGCAACTGCAGTACGTTGtccaaagaagaagaagaagaagaagaagaagacgaccGTCATGttatcttcttctccttctgttCCCACGTCGTCTTCTATTACCATTAATGGCTCATCTTCgctctcctcctcttctcctgTCTCTTCCGGCCGTATCCGCATCAAACGCCGCTTCCCTCCTTCCCCTCACCCATCCTTTCGCCCCCGCAGCACCGTCGCTGCCGCATCCCCATCCCCATCCCCCGCCCCTCCCACTTCCGCTCCCCCTAGCAGTCCTTCTTCATATTCTCCTCTCGACGGAGACGAGGAGCTCTCCGTGGTCCTCTACAACCGCTGCATCCGAGATTGCTGCAGAGCAGGGGACATCGACCTGGCCATGTCTCTCCTTTCCCAAATGGAGGCCAAAGGCTTCCTTCCCAGCCCTTCATCTTACTCCTGCCTCATTGAAACCCTGGGCTCCCTCGGCAGGACTTTAGAAGCCGAGGTCCTCTTCCAGGAAATGGCCTCTTCCGGATTCACCCCTCGCCTTCGCCACTTCAACCTCCTCCTCAGGGGATTCCTCAGGAAAGGCCAGCTTGGGCTCGCGTCCAGGGTTTTATCTGTCATGGATGATTTAGGTATCCAAAAGGATCTCCACTCCTACGAGATTCTCTTGGATTACCACGTCAATGCTGGCCGCCTAGACGACACTTGGTCTGTCATCAATGAGATGACGCATCGGGGCTTTCAGCTCAACTCCTTCGTCTACGGTAGGGTCATTGCTATTTACCGGGACAATGGAATGTGGAAGAAGGCCATGGCCCTCGTAAGGGAAATTAAGGAGATGGTCGTCGTGCCTGATCACCACATCTACAATGCCGTCATTGATACCTTCGGCAAGCATGGCGAATTATCCGAGGCCTTGGAGGTGTTTGACAAAATGGAACAGGAGGGCGTCACTCCAAACGTAAATACTTGGAATTCTCTGATCCGGTGGCACTGCAAGGCAGGCCATCTCGACACAGCCGTCGAGTTGTTTACCCGGATGCAAGCACAGGGGTTATATCCCGACCCCAAGATCTTCATTACCATAATTAGCCGGCTCGGGGAGCAAGGGAAGTGGGATCTGATTAGGGAGAATTTTGAGTATATGAAATGCAGAGGACACGGAAAGAGTGGGGCTATTTATGCCGTGCTGGTCGATATATATGGCCAGTATGGGAAATTTCAGGATGCCGAGGAGTGCATATCTGCTCTCAAGTCTGAAGGGCTGCGGCCTTCTGCTACCATCTACTGTGTCTTAGCGAATGCGTATGCCCAGCAGGTAGTCTGCTTCTTACTTGCCTCATCCTTCCTTATTACTAAATCATAAAGTATCATCCAGCACCTTTCACGCTTCGTGATTAGGTTCGACTGGATTACTTATAGCAGTGTTCATTCTTTCGACGTGATGTCGAATTCCATTCCCCTCGAAAAGTATTTGGACTCTCAACAACTACCCTACACCCACAGAGTTTGACATAAATTCCGCTCTTAGCTACCATTTCAATCAACCCGTAACCAGTTGCTTTTAGAACCTTCCAGGTTATCTGATTACATAGTTATCTCAATCTGTGTGCTCAGGGATTGTGGGAGCAGACAGTTAAGGTACTTCAGCTCATGGAAGCAGAAGGGTTTGAGCCAAATCTAATAATGCTGAATGTGTTGATTAATGCATTCGGTATAGCTGGAAAGTATTTGGAGGCACTCTCTATTTACAAACACATGCAAGAAATTGT from Punica granatum isolate Tunisia-2019 chromosome 2, ASM765513v2, whole genome shotgun sequence includes the following:
- the LOC116195381 gene encoding pentatricopeptide repeat-containing protein At5g42310, chloroplastic-like isoform X6; its protein translation is MLSSSPSVPTSSSITINGSSSLSSSSPVSSGRIRIKRRFPPSPHPSFRPRSTVAAASPSPSPAPPTSAPPSSPSSYSPLDGDEELSVVLYNRCIRDCCRAGDIDLAMSLLSQMEAKGFLPSPSSYSCLIETLGSLGRTLEAEVLFQEMASSGFTPRLRHFNLLLRGFLRKGQLGLASRVLSVMDDLGIQKDLHSYEILLDYHVNAGRLDDTWSVINEMTHRGFQLNSFVYGRVIAIYRDNGMWKKAMALVREIKEMVVVPDHHIYNAVIDTFGKHGELSEALEVFDKMEQEGVTPNVNTWNSLIRWHCKAGHLDTAVELFTRMQAQGLYPDPKIFITIISRLGEQGKWDLIRENFEYMKCRGHGKSGAIYAVLVDIYGQYGKFQDAEECISALKSEGLRPSATIYCVLANAYAQQVPQIYKEMEASGCTPDRKARQLLQAALTILEQKHFGD
- the LOC116195381 gene encoding pentatricopeptide repeat-containing protein At5g42310, chloroplastic-like isoform X3; translated protein: MLSSSPSVPTSSSITINGSSSLSSSSPVSSGRIRIKRRFPPSPHPSFRPRSTVAAASPSPSPAPPTSAPPSSPSSYSPLDGDEELSVVLYNRCIRDCCRAGDIDLAMSLLSQMEAKGFLPSPSSYSCLIETLGSLGRTLEAEVLFQEMASSGFTPRLRHFNLLLRGFLRKGQLGLASRVLSVMDDLGIQKDLHSYEILLDYHVNAGRLDDTWSVINEMTHRGFQLNSFVYGRVIAIYRDNGMWKKAMALVREIKEMVVVPDHHIYNAVIDTFGKHGELSEALEVFDKMEQEGVTPNVNTWNSLIRWHCKAGHLDTAVELFTRMQAQGLYPDPKIFITIISRLGEQGKWDLIRENFEYMKCRGHGKSGAIYAVLVDIYGQYGKFQDAEECISALKSEGLRPSATIYCVLANAYAQQGLWEQTVKVLQLMEAEGFEPNLIMLNVLINAFGIAGKYLEALSIYKHMQEIGICPDVVTYSTLMKAFIRARKFEKVPQIYKEMEASGCTPDRKARQLLQAALTILEQKHFGD
- the LOC116195381 gene encoding pentatricopeptide repeat-containing protein At5g42310, chloroplastic-like isoform X4; protein product: MLSSSPSVPTSSSITINGSSSLSSSSPVSSGRIRIKRRFPPSPHPSFRPRSTVAAASPSPSPAPPTSAPPSSPSSYSPLDGDEELSVVLYNRCIRDCCRAGDIDLAMSLLSQMEAKGFLPSPSSYSCLIETLGSLGRTLEAEVLFQEMASSGFTPRLRHFNLLLRGFLRKGQLGLASRVLSVMDDLGIQKDLHSYEILLDYHVNAGRLDDTWSVINEMTHRGFQLNSFVYGRVIAIYRDNGMWKKAMALVREIKEMVVVPDHHIYNAVIDTFGKHGELSEALEVFDKMEQEGVTPNVNTWNSLIRWHCKAGHLDTAVELFTRMQAQGLYPDPKIFITIISRLGEQGKWDLIRENFEYMKCRGHGKSGAIYAVLVDIYGQYGKFQDAEECISALKSEGLRPSATIYCVLANAYAQQGLWEQTVKVLQLMEAEGFEPNLIMLNVLINAFGIAGKYLEALSIYKHMQEIGICPDVVTYSTLMKAFIRARKFEKVPQIYKEMEASGCTPDRKARQLLQAALTILEQKHC
- the LOC116195381 gene encoding pentatricopeptide repeat-containing protein At5g42310, chloroplastic-like isoform X1 encodes the protein MLSSSPSVPTSSSITINGSSSLSSSSPVSSGRIRIKRRFPPSPHPSFRPRSTVAAASPSPSPAPPTSAPPSSPSSYSPLDGDEELSVVLYNRCIRDCCRAGDIDLAMSLLSQMEAKGFLPSPSSYSCLIETLGSLGRTLEAEVLFQEMASSGFTPRLRHFNLLLRGFLRKGQLGLASRVLSVMDDLGIQKDLHSYEILLDYHVNAGRLDDTWSVINEMTHRGFQLNSFVYGRVIAIYRDNGMWKKAMALVREIKEMVVVPDHHIYNAVIDTFGKHGELSEALEVFDKMEQEGVTPNVNTWNSLIRWHCKAGHLDTAVELFTRMQAQGLYPDPKIFITIISRLGEQGKWDLIRENFEYMKCRGHGKSGAIYAVLVDIYGQYGKFQDAEECISALKSEGLRPSATIYCVLANAYAQQGLWEQTVKVLQLMEAEGFEPNLIMLNVLINAFGIAGKYLEALSIYKHMQEIGICPDVVTYSTLMKAFIRARKFEKVPQIYKEMEASGCTPDRKARQLLQAALTILEQKHCKSEISIYKHVSCIIFWHVHSRYYCTYQPSSVPFFLLLLFIYLLSLRGSGWNLIWSLPLLPSW
- the LOC116195381 gene encoding pentatricopeptide repeat-containing protein At5g42310, chloroplastic-like isoform X2 yields the protein MLSSSPSVPTSSSITINGSSSLSSSSPVSSGRIRIKRRFPPSPHPSFRPRSTVAAASPSPSPAPPTSAPPSSPSSYSPLDGDEELSVVLYNRCIRDCCRAGDIDLAMSLLSQMEAKGFLPSPSSYSCLIETLGSLGRTLEAEVLFQEMASSGFTPRLRHFNLLLRGFLRKGQLGLASRVLSVMDDLGIQKDLHSYEILLDYHVNAGRLDDTWSVINEMTHRGFQLNSFVYGRVIAIYRDNGMWKKAMALVREIKEMVVVPDHHIYNAVIDTFGKHGELSEALEVFDKMEQEGVTPNVNTWNSLIRWHCKAGHLDTAVELFTRMQAQGLYPDPKIFITIISRLGEQGKWDLIRENFEYMKCRGHGKSGAIYAVLVDIYGQYGKFQDAEECISALKSEGLRPSATIYCVLANAYAQQGICPDVVTYSTLMKAFIRARKFEKVPQIYKEMEASGCTPDRKARQLLQAALTILEQKHCKSEISIYKHVSCIIFWHVHSRYYCTYQPSSVPFFLLLLFIYLLSLRGSGWNLIWSLPLLPSW
- the LOC116195381 gene encoding pentatricopeptide repeat-containing protein At5g42310, chloroplastic-like isoform X5, whose protein sequence is MLSSSPSVPTSSSITINGSSSLSSSSPVSSGRIRIKRRFPPSPHPSFRPRSTVAAASPSPSPAPPTSAPPSSPSSYSPLDGDEELSVVLYNRCIRDCCRAGDIDLAMSLLSQMEAKGFLPSPSSYSCLIETLGSLGRTLEAEVLFQEMASSGFTPRLRHFNLLLRGFLRKGQLGLASRVLSVMDDLGIQKDLHSYEILLDYHVNAGRLDDTWSVINEMTHRGFQLNSFVYGRVIAIYRDNGMWKKAMALVREIKEMVVVPDHHIYNAVIDTFGKHGELSEALEVFDKMEQEGVTPNVNTWNSLIRWHCKAGHLDTAVELFTRMQAQGLYPDPKIFITIISRLGEQGKWDLIRENFEYMKCRGHGKSGAIYAVLVDIYGQYGKFQDAEECISALKSEGLRPSATIYCVLANAYAQQVPQIYKEMEASGCTPDRKARQLLQAALTILEQKHCKSEISIYKHVSCIIFWHVHSRYYCTYQPSSVPFFLLLLFIYLLSLRGSGWNLIWSLPLLPSW
- the LOC116195381 gene encoding pentatricopeptide repeat-containing protein At5g42310, chloroplastic-like isoform X7, which encodes MLSSSPSVPTSSSITINGSSSLSSSSPVSSGRIRIKRRFPPSPHPSFRPRSTVAAASPSPSPAPPTSAPPSSPSSYSPLDGDEELSVVLYNRCIRDCCRAGDIDLAMSLLSQMEAKGFLPSPSSYSCLIETLGSLGRTLEAEVLFQEMASSGFTPRLRHFNLLLRGFLRKGQLGLASRVLSVMDDLGIQKDLHSYEILLDYHVNAGRLDDTWSVINEMTHRGFQLNSFVYGRVIAIYRDNGMWKKAMALVREIKEMVVVPDHHIYNAVIDTFGKHGELSEALEVFDKMEQEGVTPNVNTWNSLIRWHCKAGHLDTAVELFTRMQAQGLYPDPKIFITIISRLGEQGKWDLIRENFEYMKCRGHGKSGAIYAVLVDIYGQYGKFQDAEECISALKSEGLRPSATIYCVLANAYAQQVPQIYKEMEASGCTPDRKARQLLQAALTILEQKHC